Within the Candidatus Poribacteria bacterium genome, the region GAATCTAGAATAGCGTCAGCTTGGGGGACTCAGGGGCTTCTGATAGTTTACGCTTCGCCTCAGCAATATCATCAATCAGAACTTGTCGGGCACGCGTATACGTTTCACCTTCTTGCCTCAATACGAATGCAGGATTATAGGTCGCCAATACAAATGGGGCATAAAGTGTATCTGTGAACCATTGACCTCGTTCCTCGGTCATGCGAAAACCTTTGTGGATGAGGGTATTGGCGGCAGGGCTTCCCATACATAAAATAACCGACGGGCTAATCAACGTCAGTTCCCCGTCGAGCCATTTTGAGCACGCCTTAATCTCCCCGGCTTTCGGCGGACGGTTTCTTGTGGTGCCTCCCTCTCGGACAGCAGCGCGACATCTGAGGACATTCGTTATCCAGATTTCATCACGGTCTAAGTCGTTCGCATGAAGCACCTCGTCGAGCAGAACTCCTGACGGGCCCGAAAATGGAACTAGCGTGTGTTCATCCGTCGCCGATGGACCTTCAGCGACAATAACAAGTTTGGAGGTAGGATCGCCGTTACCGAAGACAACGTTCAACCGGGTTTCCGCCAATCCGCAATCGGTGCAGACGACCGCTTGTGCTTTCAGCGCTTCCATTTTTTCAAAAACTTCGGTCATTTCCATCCCTCCTCAAACAGATGTAGGACGCATGATAACACAGGGAATCAAAAGTTGTCAATTTCTATACCCGGAGGCACTTGTGTAAGGAGGTTGCCAGTCTGGCTGCCCCTGTGGGAAAATAACTCAAACCACCAATCCGGCGAAACTTCCTATTGACAAAAACACTCCAGATGTGTATCCTATAAAGGACGCTACAACTGTTTAAGGAGAAAACTGTGGAGACGTGGGATACAAAACCGAGTTTTATTCGGTCAGATCTTCCATTGATTGACTGTGACATTCATAATCGTGTACCATCGTTGGGAACCCTTTACCCATACCTACCGGACTTTTGGGTTGAGTACTGCAGCACCTCCGGATTTGGAGGACCTGAAATGGGGGACTACCCAGGGGGCGCACCGACATCAGCACTTCCAGATACGAAGCCTGAAGATGGACCGCCGGGATCAGACTTAGAGTTGCTGCGAGAGCAGACGCTCGACTTCTGGGAAGCGGACTACGGCATCCTGAACTGCGCGTATTGGGTGCAAACCGTTCATAATGAATATCTGGCAGCGGCACTCGCTACCGCGGCCAACGACTGGCAGGTCGAACATTGGCTTGACCCGGAGCCGCGTTTGCGCGCCTCGTTGGTTGTTTCGAGTCAGAATCCACTAACAGCAGTGCAAGAGATTGAACGCATGGGCGATCATCCCGGATTTGTGCAGGTACTGTTGCCGGTGCGCTCACTGATGCCTTATGGTAAGCGACACTATGATCCAATT harbors:
- a CDS encoding amidohydrolase, yielding METWDTKPSFIRSDLPLIDCDIHNRVPSLGTLYPYLPDFWVEYCSTSGFGGPEMGDYPGGAPTSALPDTKPEDGPPGSDLELLREQTLDFWEADYGILNCAYWVQTVHNEYLAAALATAANDWQVEHWLDPEPRLRASLVVSSQNPLTAVQEIERMGDHPGFVQVLLPVRSLMPYGKRHYDPIFEAAVRHNLVVGIHYGGAAGIPPSPSGWFSTYLEEYAGAGQIFQAQVISLVTEGTFDRFPDLRVTLIEGGFTWLPSVMWRIDKEWRGLRHITPWIKRLPSDYMREHLRFTLQPMDAPPDPKQFLRMIGQLDSDDMLMFSTDYPHWQFDSPEEALPMGLPESLMKKILAENAREFYQL
- a CDS encoding uracil-DNA glycosylase; the protein is MTEVFEKMEALKAQAVVCTDCGLAETRLNVVFGNGDPTSKLVIVAEGPSATDEHTLVPFSGPSGVLLDEVLHANDLDRDEIWITNVLRCRAAVREGGTTRNRPPKAGEIKACSKWLDGELTLISPSVILCMGSPAANTLIHKGFRMTEERGQWFTDTLYAPFVLATYNPAFVLRQEGETYTRARQVLIDDIAEAKRKLSEAPESPKLTLF